A DNA window from Vanacampus margaritifer isolate UIUO_Vmar chromosome 19, RoL_Vmar_1.0, whole genome shotgun sequence contains the following coding sequences:
- the bmp2b gene encoding bone morphogenetic protein 2b produces the protein MVAVVGSLMVLLLAQVLMEGATGLIPEVGRRRYGESGRHSPQQSAGALHEFELRLLSMFGLKRRPSPGKHAVVPRYMVDLYRMHSANGDHSARRPKSMGRHAERAASEANTIRSFHHEESMEALASLKGKTTQQFYFNLTSVPEEERITSAELRIYRDQVMGVAAAAPNNSSANISSAASGSHRINIFEIFGAPKSANEEPLVRLLDTRLVKDSLSRWESFDVSPAVSQWTSGKGHNHGFMVEVHHPADWQASAEHGQKRGGHVRVSRSLHQDQDSWPQARPLLVTYGHDGRGDSVLHTREKRQATLRKQRRKHQHKASCKRHALYVDFSDVGWNEWIVAPPGYHAFYCQGECPFPLADHLNSTNHAIVQTLVNSVNSNIPKACCVPTDLSPISLLYLDEYEKVILKNYQDMVVEGCGCR, from the exons ATGGTCGCCGTGGTCGGCTCTCTCATGGTACTGCTTCTGGCTCAGGTGTTGATGGAAGGCGCGACGGGACTCATCCCAGAGGTGGGCCGAAGGCGGTACGGCGAGTCGGGCCGGCACAGCCCGCAGCAGTCGGCGGGCGCCCTGCACGAGTTCGAGTTACGGCTCCTCAGTATGTTCGGCCTGAAACGCAGGCCGTCGCCGGGCAAGCACGCCGTGGTACCGCGGTACATGGTGGACCTGTACCGCATGCACTCGGCCAACGGCGACCACAGCGCCCGGCGGCCCAAGAGCATGGGAAGGCACGCCGAGAGGGCAGCCAGCGAGGCCAACACGATTAGAAGCTTTCACCACGAAG AGTCTATGGAGGCTCTGGCCAGCCTGAAAGGCAAAACCACCCAGCAGTTTTACTTCAACCTCACTTCCGTCCCCGAGGAAGAACGCATCACCTCGGCGGAACTTCGTATCTACAGAGACCAAGTCATGGgagtcgccgccgccgcccccaaCAACAGCTCCGCAAACATCAGCTCGGCGGCCTCTGGCTCCCATCGCATCAACATTTTCGAAATATTTGGGGCGCCCAAATCTGCCAACGAGGAGCCTCTAGTTCGCTTGCTAGACACtcggttggtgaaggactctttGAGCCGGTGGGAGAGCTTTGACGTTAGCCCTGCCGTGTCTCAGTGGACCTCCGGGAAAGGTCACAACCACGGCTTCATGGTGGAGGTGCACCACCCAGCGGACTGGCAGGCGAGCGCCGAGCACGGCCAGAAACGCGGCGGGCACGTGCGGGTGAGCAGGTCCCTGCACCAGGACCAGGACTCGTGGCCTCAAGCCAGGCCCCTGCTGGTGACCTACGGCCACGACGGGCGCGGGGACTCGGTTCTGCACACGCGGGAAAAGCGCCAGGCCACACTCCGCAAACAGCGGCGGAAGCACCAGCACAAGGCCAGCTGCAAAAGGCACGCGCTTTACGTGGACTTCAGCGACGTGGGCTGGAACGAGTGGATAGTGGCGCCCCCCGGCTACCACGCCTTTTACTGCCAAGGGGAGTGTCCCTTCCCCTTGGCGGACCACCTCAATTCCACCAATCATGCTATTGTGCAGACGCTGGTCAACTCTGTGAACTCAAACATCCCCAAGGCGTGCTGCGTGCCCACCGACCTGAGCCCCATCTCCCTGCTTTACCTGGATGAATACGAGAAGGTCATCCTTAAAAACTACCAAGACATGGTGGTGGAGGGATGCGGCTGCCGGTGA